DNA sequence from the Thermodesulfatator atlanticus DSM 21156 genome:
TCCCCTTTTTCTTCGCGTTTGGCCTGGCAATATTCTTCGATAAGTTCGTCGATTAATTCCTGCACCGAGACGATTTTATCTACCCGGTAAGCATTGCTTCCTGCAAACACAAAGCCGGCATCAAGGCGCCCGCGCTGAGCGTTAATCAGGGCAGCGGCAATGCAATAAGGGCTTTTACGGTAATCGCAGGTCTTAAGGCAATGATACATGCATTTGTAGGGAGATTTTTTCCCCTGTTCTACGGCTTCGATAAATTTGCCCTTAATCACACGCCCAGGGAGCCCCACCGGACTTTTGATAATGGTTAGGTCTTGCTGGGTGGCCTTAAGATAGGCCTCTTTAAAGGCAGGGGCTGCATCGCATTCATAAGTAGCTACGAATCTGGTGGCCATCTGGACCCCTGCACAGCCAAGCTTGTCAATGTAAAAGTAAATGTCGCGCCCTGTGTAAATGCCACCTGCGGGAATGACGGGTATTTCCCGACCTACCTTGTCTTCAAAGGGCTTCATGGCCTCGATCACCTGAGGGACTATAACCTCAAGGCGAGATTCTTCCGCGTCGATTTTATCCGGTGCGAAACCTAAATGCCCGCCAGCCTTGGGCCCCTCCACCACGATGGCGTCTGGCATGTAGCCGTACTTCGTCCACCATCTTTTGGCGATAAGGGTGGCAGCTCTTGCTGAGGATACGATAGGCACCAGGCGGCTGTGGTCTTTACCCTCAGGTCTTAGCCCTGGCAGATTAAGGGGGAGCCCTGCGCCACAAAACAGTATGTCAGCCTCAGCCTCAAAGGCTGCCACACAAAGAGGCTCAAAATCCGTAAGCGCTACCATGATGTTTACACCGATTATGCCGCCAGGGGCTTTTTTCTTGGCAAGGGCAATTTGTTTTTTAAGGCCACGGATATTAGCCTCTTGTGGGTTTTTGAAAAAAACGGCCTCGCCTTCAAAAATGCCTACCAGGGCAGCGGAAATAACACCGATACCTCCTGCTCTTGCCACTGCCGAGGCCAGCCCGGCAAGGGAGACCCCAACCCCCATACCGCCCTGGATAATGGGAACAGGGGCCACAAACTGGCCA
Encoded proteins:
- a CDS encoding NAD(P)H-dependent flavin oxidoreductase; the encoded protein is MTEEQEKPKTRWSCEPPPLKIGQFVAPVPIIQGGMGVGVSLAGLASAVARAGGIGVISAALVGIFEGEAVFFKNPQEANIRGLKKQIALAKKKAPGGIIGVNIMVALTDFEPLCVAAFEAEADILFCGAGLPLNLPGLRPEGKDHSRLVPIVSSARAATLIAKRWWTKYGYMPDAIVVEGPKAGGHLGFAPDKIDAEESRLEVIVPQVIEAMKPFEDKVGREIPVIPAGGIYTGRDIYFYIDKLGCAGVQMATRFVATYECDAAPAFKEAYLKATQQDLTIIKSPVGLPGRVIKGKFIEAVEQGKKSPYKCMYHCLKTCDYRKSPYCIAAALINAQRGRLDAGFVFAGSNAYRVDKIVSVQELIDELIEEYCQAKREEKGEQK